A region of the Ranitomeya variabilis isolate aRanVar5 chromosome 5, aRanVar5.hap1, whole genome shotgun sequence genome:
tgccactcttccataaagaccagatttgtgcagtgtatgactgattgttgtcctatggacagactgtcccacctcagctgtagatctctgcagttcatccagagtgatcatgggcctcttggctgcatctctgatcagtcttctccttgtttgagatgaaagtttagagggacggccgggtcttggtagatttgcagtggtatgatactccttccatttcaatatgatcgcttgcacagtgctccttgggatgtttaaagttttggaaatcattttgtatccaaatccagttttaaacttctccacaacagtatcacggacctgcctgttgtgttccttggtcttcatgatgcgctctgtgcttcaaacagaaccctgagactatcacagagcaggtgcatttatatggagacttgattacacacaggtggattatatttatcatcattaggcatttaggacaacactggatcattcagagatccacaatgaacttctggagtgagtttgctgcactgaaagtaaaggggccgaataatattgcacgccccacttttcagtttttgcatttccacaaaaatttaaaataaccaataaatttcgttcaacttcacaattgtgttccatttgttgttgattcttcaaacataaagataccaaatgtaaattttttgtgaagtgtgatatgtgggaaaaggttgaaaagttcgagggagccgaatactttcgcaaggcactgtaatagcGGTGATGATAGCCCTACCATAAATACCTGATAAAAAGCTAGTATGCATTTGTTAATAAACATGTTTTATAGGTTACAATACACATTAGATTAACGGGGACCTGTCATATTGTACAGGTAGTCCAATGTGTGGACAGGATGGTGTAGAAAAGGAAAAGCAGAGCAGAATGGCACATAGggttgttggaaaagattcagtatatcaTGAATGTTATGCATTGAAAACCCTAACATTTGTCTCCAAAAGTCCAGTGGACTGTCCTACTCAGGGACTGAAAGGTATGTCTACATGCAGTCATACAGGAAACATTATCAATCCCTGAAGAGGACTGCCCACCGGAATCCAagacatacaaacaccagggaagCAAATGAATAAAATGCACATTTTACCGAcatatatcccccccccccctaaaaaatgtACATCAATCTCATTAGCTCACATTGATGTATAACATTCTGCCTGCAGATCAAATACCATGATCAATGACAGGTGCCTTTTACACATGGCTGAATCAATCACTATCGGATGAATATCTAATATGTATGGAGACCTCCCAATCCTTTCCTCCCCTAGGATGTACACCCCCACAAGAGCTATCGGACAGCTTCATTCTCCCTTCTATGCATTGAAAACACAAATGTCTGGCTGTGTATGGAGTCAGAAGAGACAGCGGTCGGAGGAGCAGCCTTTTTGACAACAGCTATTGGTTATGTATGGCCAGCTAAAGAGGGCTGTCCGCTATTCGGTCAACCATTCTTAAATACTACATTTCTAAGTGTTAAATGAAAATATCAGACACTTCGCTCCCGCTGATTGTTACTCCATGCGAGAAGTGGAGACAAATGCATTTTCAACTGGTGAATATACCATTTTGAAAAGGGATAGTCCGAGCAGTGGATAACCTCTCTAAGAATGTACCATATATATACGTACCGCTTGGTCTATGAACTTCAGCCGCTCACATCTCGGACAGCTCCCAATGCTTCTGCCCTGTTCTTGTGCACCACAGTCACATTTTGCTGGATCCTCATTCTCATCACGAGTTGGCTTCTGCTTCTCCTGGGTCTCTTTAACCTTCTGACTGTCTCTGTCCTTTATAACATAATTTTCAATGCTGTGAAGTTGATTGGTATGATCAGTCCCTTGTGCTTTCCTTGCGTTGATCTCTGTACATTTCGGTTCTAGTGTTTGAGAAACACTACAGGTTTTAAATGCCACAGCGCTTCGAGAACAGTTTTTGCGGTTATCAAGATGGATGCTGTCACTACTCCTGTTCTCAGTGGCGTTGGCCTGTTTGTAGCTGATGGTATGGATGTTCGAGGTGCTATGATTTGAGAGGTGATGTAACGTTCCTTTGCTGACACACTTTTCAGTCTGTTCACTGTATGTTAAGTCTCCCCTATCAGGGGACATGAATAGATTTTCCTTGCTGGACAATGAGAAAGCTGGTGGGCTTGGTTTATTTACTGTGTGTTGATATATGTTTGAAATGGGTTCATGAGCTTGAACTAGAACTAGTTTCCGTCTAGCTTGTGGTTTCGGAGAGGATCTACCATCAGGACTATGTCGGGAGGAAGTTATGGGTGTTTCTGTAGCAGCTTTTAGTTTTCTGTCACTGGTTTCAGAGGTGAGAGTCAAATCTGAAGTGGGTGCATATAAAACAGGTGTTTCATTCCTATTGAAGCTTTCATCTTCACATGGGTTTCTGAATATTTTGGAGCTCAAGGGGTTGGGGTCGTGCAATTTAAAGGAGCGACTAGTTATGTGTGATGTTGTCTGATCACACTGCAGCAAGTGCTGTGCAATTCTTGCTATGACTTCTTGACGTTCCTGGATTAGGGAGCCTATTAAAGGATTGGTCTCTGGTGGCTGGTGTATGGGGGAATTGAGGGGCATGTCAACCAAAGATAAGGATTTAAAGTTTCTGACAGGTGAGCCTTGTAGGCTTGTTTTAGGATCACTTATACTGAAACACTGAATTTTAGATGGTGATGTTCCAACGTCACAGCTATTGCCACATCCAGAAATTAACTTAACGTTTCTACCAGGGAGAGTAAGATTCATGCTAAGACTCGTTCTCGCCTGCAGTAGTCCATCAGATCCAACAGTCCAAGTCTGCTTGCTACATGTATGCTGAGAACTGGGCGCATTCTGCTGGCCACTCTCTTGATTTTCTCGAGGTGGAGGACCAATCTGCTCATGTGAAGAAAATCTCTTTTCATAGAAGCCAAAACTACTGTGGATGCTGCAGTTCAACACCGGATAACTGGATTGTCTAGGCAATGACTGGACACTGACTTTCAAGGCCACGTTGTGAGACACATTGGGGACGGGAAACACATGTTCAGTTGGTGAATGAGTAAAATTCCACTGGAGCTCACCATCAGCTGCACTCACTCTGTAGAAAACACACAAGATAGAAGAGATTGAAAAGGTATTCTCATGGTTAGGGCAAGGTCTTCTCTTAAGTCACATTAGGACCCAGTCATATGCAAAACATTTACCTTGCAGATCAGCCACGGACTGTATTGTTTAGTACAGTGCTTCTAAAAATCTAAAAATGACGCAATTAATGACGCACCTACCAGTTCTTCATGAGACGCAACATGCCCCCTGCAATTCATCTACCTTCTTGGGTCAATAGAGTGAAGTAGGAGATGTATTTCAGAGATCATCACAGAGGTTTTTTTGCATCAGGCTCGAATAGTCAAGTTCTGGAAAAGTTTGATTAAGGCCGGATTCACAGATCAGCACTTTGTGTTTCGAGTATGGACTATGATGCACGGACCAGCCATCGGTCTCTTGACCCCAACACAGCGGCATTATAGGCATATCTGAGGCTATCGAATTCGAGATCTGCAGCCAGTCCATGTATCAGTGTCTACACTCAGAATGCAAAATGCGGTTTTGGGAATTTGTCAATGAAATGCATACTACAAGCGGCTAAATTTAAGCCCACGTGGTATTAGGGAAACTTTGCTATGGTACAATAAAATTATAAATTGGCATATTAATTGAAGTTTCTTTTTAATTAAGAGGGTGTTTTATTTTCATGTGTAGGATCATTAACAAAAATCAACAGGCTTTACCATATTTATCCTCAGTGTGGATTTTAGGTACATGTTAGCACCCCATGTGACAGTTAAGGTTGTTAAGTCAACAATAAGGAGACAACTGCCTCAGCTATTGAGAAAGGCAAACAAGAAAGGAGAAAACCACCACGTCCTGCTAACATGTCTTCTACCAGAGGTTTGGTAAAAGTGCAAAACTATAAATTGCTATGAAATTAAAATCAGAATTCTAGGAACTAAATATTGCAGGACTAATGAGTAACATTGTATGGATTAAGTTGTAGGGATACAAGGAACTCAATTCAATAACTGCATACATGCAATTCCCTACTATGTAGAATAATTGCACAAGAGTAAAGAGGAAACAGAGAGGGAAGCCGTTGTCTGCCCTATACTGAATATGAAgcacttttggaaaaaaaaaaaaattagccattTAAAAAACAAATAGCTAGTTTAAGTTTTTAGAGAGGCCAGCTCACCGGTAGATAATGTTTCGGGGTACAGCTCCATGCGAGACACTTAACCAGGCGCTTAACTGAGAAAAGAAAACAAATGAACGGACAGCCAACAAGAGAGTCTTCTCTTCGATGAAACGGTCTCCACTCCTgtagaataaaaaacaaaaaaaacacaaatatttaGTAATGGTAATAAAGAGCATTATTTTTAAGCCACTAAACCTATTTTACtgtcactgtatatagagatccctCTTCCTTCAGCTAGGGTATGACTCCGAGTTATGAATATGTAGAGTATGGAGGTGCCACCATTCATTGTAATCCCGGCTGTGATGACAtgactgctgagaagtgatctACACAGAACAGGAAAAGGCAGACTATTGGGAGGCTCACTGAAGTGAAAACGGCAacatttcaggatttttttttttaatataaagaaTGGCATGGAAAGATTAAAAGAAGATTTACAATACATTTATAAATGTATATTCTTTGCCCCCTTGTTTATGGTAATAAGCACCTTTCAAGCATTGAGCACTTTATATTCCTCTGTACGGTACAATAGGGGCTTATATACGTTGGTGCTTGATACATTATCATGCAAACCTGTGAGTATTGATGTGGGCGTGCGACATCCCTATGATGCTCGCGTATGCTCGAAAGCCATGGTGACACGCCCTCGCTCCTGCGTGATGACACCTTGATGGCCTGGGTTGTGATTGGTGGGTGTGTGCGGCGGGGCATGCATGTGCCGCCTACTTTAATCTGTTGGTCAACGTCTCAATCACGGTATTGGGGCCGAAAATACTTAAGGTCCTGTCAAATGGATTAAATTTACCAGACCCCCTGAGGAAGCAATGAAAACGCGAAACGAGCGTTGGGGTCTGTTCTTCTGTAACCTTGCAGACTGTTTATACTTCTAATTATGGGTATGAGCCTATATAATATAACATAATATAGGTTTATGGTGACGTTTGTATATTTGCTTACATATTCCTGACTATTGTGCCTGTTATATGTGGAGTATTTTGTATGCAGCTATAGGTGTCCCATTCACTTTGTCATATTGTGTTTGTGCTGCGA
Encoded here:
- the ATOSA gene encoding atos homolog protein A isoform X1, whose translation is MKASCDTAERMKPDRDSLDEFFEYEAEDFLAYLALLITEGRTPEHSVKGRTEGLHCPPAKSSQPGASKHECSDKVAQCRQARKTRSEVTLLWRNNIPIMVEVMLLPDCCYSDEASGTEVNDFNDPAMKQDALLLERWTLEPVPRQSGDRFIEEKTLLLAVRSFVFFSQLSAWLSVSHGAVPRNIIYRVSAADGELQWNFTHSPTEHVFPVPNVSHNVALKVSVQSLPRQSSYPVLNCSIHSSFGFYEKRFSSHEQIGPPPRENQESGQQNAPSSQHTCSKQTWTVGSDGLLQARTSLSMNLTLPGRNVKLISGCGNSCDVGTSPSKIQCFSISDPKTSLQGSPVRNFKSLSLVDMPLNSPIHQPPETNPLIGSLIQERQEVIARIAQHLLQCDQTTSHITSRSFKLHDPNPLSSKIFRNPCEDESFNRNETPVLYAPTSDLTLTSETSDRKLKAATETPITSSRHSPDGRSSPKPQARRKLVLVQAHEPISNIYQHTVNKPSPPAFSLSSKENLFMSPDRGDLTYSEQTEKCVSKGTLHHLSNHSTSNIHTISYKQANATENRSSDSIHLDNRKNCSRSAVAFKTCSVSQTLEPKCTEINARKAQGTDHTNQLHSIENYVIKDRDSQKVKETQEKQKPTRDENEDPAKCDCGAQEQGRSIGSCPRCERLKFIDQAKFVPLRPSNNWKKKGFHSLDGISTKAFHPCTGLPLLSSPVPQRKSQSGYFDLDTSLLQFKVLSTKRQRHCEKTEDGVEFTDRQLSCSAPPAPCLSLLGNFEESVLNYRLEPLGTVKGFTADVGASGVFCPTHMTLPVRVSFFSVSEDNAPSPYMGNITLESLGKRGYRIPPSGTIQVTLFNPNKTVVKMFVVKYNLQEMPPNHQTFLRQRTFSVPGKRDKKVTVPENIMRAEERTLRYLIHLRFQSSKSGKIYLHKDVRLLFSRKSMEVDSGAAYELKSYIDTPTNPQFSPRC
- the ATOSA gene encoding atos homolog protein A isoform X2 → MKASCDTAERMKPDRDSLDEFFEYEAEDFLAYLALLITEGRTPEHSVKGRTEGLHCPPAKSSQPGASKHECSDKVAQCRQARKTRSEVTLLWRNNIPIMVEVMLLPDCCYSDEASGTEVNDFNDPAMKQDALLLERWTLEPVPRQSGDRFIEEKTLLLAVRSFVFFSQLSAWLSVSHGAVPRNIIYRVSAADGELQWNFTHSPTEHVFPVPNVSHNVALKVSVQSLPRQSSYPVLNCSIHSSFGFYEKRFSSHEQIGPPPRENQESGQQNAPSSQHTCSKQTWTVGSDGLLQARTSLSMNLTLPGRNVKLISGCGNSCDVGTSPSKIQCFSISDPKTSLQGSPVRNFKSLSLVDMPLNSPIHQPPETNPLIGSLIQERQEVIARIAQHLLQCDQTTSHITSRSFKLHDPNPLSSKIFRNPCEDESFNRNETPVLYAPTSDLTLTSETSDRKLKAATETPITSSRHSPDGRSSPKPQARRKLVLVQAHEPISNIYQHTVNKPSPPAFSLSSKENLFMSPDRGDLTYSEQTEKCVSKGTLHHLSNHSTSNIHTISYKQANATENRSSDSIHLDNRKNCSRSAVAFKTCSVSQTLEPKCTEINARKAQGTDHTNQLHSIENYVIKDRDSQKVKETQEKQKPTRDENEDPAKCDCGAQEQGRSIGSCPRCERLKFIDQAFVPLRPSNNWKKKGFHSLDGISTKAFHPCTGLPLLSSPVPQRKSQSGYFDLDTSLLQFKVLSTKRQRHCEKTEDGVEFTDRQLSCSAPPAPCLSLLGNFEESVLNYRLEPLGTVKGFTADVGASGVFCPTHMTLPVRVSFFSVSEDNAPSPYMGNITLESLGKRGYRIPPSGTIQVTLFNPNKTVVKMFVVKYNLQEMPPNHQTFLRQRTFSVPGKRDKKVTVPENIMRAEERTLRYLIHLRFQSSKSGKIYLHKDVRLLFSRKSMEVDSGAAYELKSYIDTPTNPQFSPRC